The genomic DNA GCGACCACAGCGCCCCCACTGGCAGCAGTCCAACACTGTGTTGACTCAGTCCTCCTCAGCAAACAATTTGGCGTGGGCACGCTgagtttttcccttttttcccattttatcCAAGTTTGATTAAGCGGTGGTTCCGCAGAAATGGACCCGAGGAAGCGacacctcctgctgctgtggATTCTTACCTGCTCCGCCGGCAAAACAGAGGCGATCGAGCCCATCAGCACCAGCATAGCGGTGGGCATGGCTGCGGCTCTGACCGGGTTTTTAGCCAGCTACCAGAACATTTTCTACTATTTCCATGAATGCTGTCGACCCGAGTGGATTTCTTTCAACAAGACAGGTAACACACGGATACCTAGCTCACATGGGTGTCTCCACACTGTAAACTAGCTAACATCAGGTAACGGTTTAACTTTAGCTACACCGGTTGCATTGCAAGTTAGCTATACAAGTGTCTGATATGTGTTAAGTTGCATAAAGCCAactgtaatgtaatatttatatatatttagcatCAAACTTATCAAACATTTGTGATGCTCGTCGCGTTTGTTACGTCTTCATGACGTGTACGGAAGTTACCCGTTGTTAgaaagctagctagttagcatgCTGCTGTAGCGCGGTTTGTATCGTGGTGTTATGGTTGTTTTTAATTCGCAACGACGACTGGTGTCGGGAATTAAACGGTTTCGACGATGAAATCGGCAcacttgtgtttgttgttgtacgTCTTTTCGTCAGCCAGCGTGCTGGTTTACGCGTTTGAGCCAATCACAACAACAGTGGTGCTAGGTATCGGTGCGGCTCTGGGGCGGACGATCTACAATTATTTACACGAAAGTTGCGATTCCAAATGGATAGCCTTTAATGCAACAGGTGAGCATGTGAAGAAAGTGTAAAGAAACCTATGCAATTTGTTTTAAAGGGACAACATCTGCAACGTTAATTATTTACACTTAACGTGCAGTCTAGACGACGGTGGCAGTGAAAGTGCCATCCATGGCTTGTGTTTTTACTCTCAAAACCGAAACCTAAATGGGAAATTAAAATACTCGACAATAGTGAACAAAGTTTAGCCATTTTAGACACCCATCGCAGCATTGCAGGTCAAGATGTCAGTCAGATTCGGGTTTTAATGGGTTACCTTGTCTGAAACGAAGGCCACCtctatacagtggtggaaagtaacaagACAAGTATAGGCTATTTACCTAAGCACTGCACTTTAACCTTTGTTTTTGcaaatatcgtcaccctgttaaaataatcgcctaactcatttttcaagttttgcaggaaacacaagaaacttcaccaaaagtgtaacatatgacatttattgatcatttcactctgTAACTTAAGAGCAATAAATGACTTacgcaattttttgaacatgcctttgtgacttgagcaagataagagtcacacaagcctgtcagaaacttgacatgacaagtattgtgagcattaatgttacttcaaagtgtcattaatgttcacatcccatgtcatgttaatGACATTCTCATGTAGATACCTTAGAGTAGAgagttaccatatcttgcttaagtcacaaaggcatgttcaaaaaattgcctaagtcacaatttattttgacttgggcataataaatccgcttaagtcacacacgtGACATAGGCCATCGGGGTTTTCCCTGGGTTTTTAGAGGTTCTAAGGGGGTGGGCAGCTGAAGCAGCGGGGTTAGCATTCCTCgaccttacattttttttaaaagctttttttttttaccaaaaactgtgcaatttcacataattttgacCACTATCATTACTATAGATAACTAAAAAACAGATTCAATTTGCTTTAGTTgtaatttacaatttatttgCACAATTCACAGCCCCCTTTTGAACATTTAATTCTTCTGGCTGAATTGGTCCTGTAGAACCGGCGAACAAACTTCTCCATGGCAGAAGTTCCTGGCtgggggggtctgaaaagtctgaGTACCTGCCAGGCCtagaatttcgtcattttagaggcaaggccacttggccttttgtgttgtcaatttttttgagggcacaaaggccaaaagccagggtatcaaggccataaaataaaacaatgattttaagtccacgtccatattgaatttaatttaaggactagtaatgacacttctgaggaagattggagtctcaGTCAAAACAgtcaagcaggtaaagaaacatctccttgtaaaataaaatgcatcaatcttgtgcactttgagaactaaatgagagcaaacacctcacataacatttttcacagtcgggagatCCCGTGTTATAAAATCTTTGTTATCcaatattgtgtcattttaattgctgtcaacatgctttccactaggacatggagcagccagccagtgttttttcccataaaagcccaaatttggtgacCTCCCACAGATCTAattccactattccatcatatacactgaactTAATCATTGGctattttaagatttattttaaaggagaataagggttcttgtataatttatttaaggcatcttattttgacagtctttttgtaaattctgtggtcaattctgttaacacactgcactcttattttgaaagcggcatgcgtttagcaacaggaagttattcaaaacagtaagtcacaatttagtgtgattaaaacaactttaactgttagctaatgttagctcgcggctaacgaacggcatatgcaacagtgtatttgatttattttatacagtctatgattttgacctctgaccgcccggtagggtggccatttccttcacatcaaaaaggaggacactttgcGGACAAgcaagcagatatttgtttggtgtgatccggttttaagcagagttgtactccgattagctcgatgcttgtcagtgctagcatgtctctcgatagctgctttgcctttgctgcttTGGTAGCAACTTTGCGTGAGCGCGttgttcatttgaatattcaaatgagccatgtgttgatagtTCACGACACGAAAAGGGTCGGCTGCACCTGCAGCCGAACAGGGCATTTAAAAGCCGGACTGTCCGGCCTAAAGCCGGATGGATGGCCCCCCTACCCGTAGATATATACAAGaaaggtgtttatatatatatatatatatatatatatatatatctctctTGTAACCAATCATCTCCAGATATTTTgcttttgaatgtttttgatAAACAATGTTCCCCTACGTGTTCAGAAAATGAATCTACTTAGGCACCTAGTACTTCTTTTAAAACCCTCTTGCAACAGCTGAGAAATGTATTgccacaaagctgaaaacaggGCTGCTTTTAGTGATGTGGttttctcaacaaaaaaaaaaagtggtggaaagtaacaagTTAAGTCCATTTATTTAGCACTGCACTTTACTTGTATTTTAATCATGCAGCTTCTACTCCACTAGAtttaagaggcaaatattgtactacTCTGACTGTCTGCTGTGCACTCTCTAGCTCTCGAAGTCGACctggaaaacaaactgtttgggCAGCACATCGCGTCACGAATCATCCTGAAAGCTGTAAATGGATTCATGAGCAACGAGAATCCGAAGAAGCCCCTGGTGCTCTCTCTGCACGGATGGACCGGCACAGGGAAGAACTTTGTTAGCCAGCTGATCGCTAACAGCGTTTACAAAGAGGGGATAGACAGCAGCTTTGTTCATATATTCACATCTGAACTTCACTTCCCACATGCGAGCCAATTTGATACCTACAAGGTATGATGACAAATCCAGATACTTTCAGTTGACACACAgtgatgttgttgtgtttggaCGTTGATGTGAATATGCTACTGTTCTCCTCAGTCTCAGCTTCAGCAGTGGATCAAAGGTAATGTCACCAACTGTGCACACTCCATGTTCATCTTTGACGAGATGGACAAGATGCATCCTGGCTTGATTGACAGCATAAAGCCGTACCTGGACTACTACGACAAGCTGGATGGAGTTTCTTATCGGAAAGCCATCTTCATCTTCCTCAGGTGAAAAGCTCGAAGCATTCCCTAAATCTGATCCgtcaaatattttaatttgaacCATAGTAAGGTATCAAAGCAGTGAAGGAAAGATTACCACTGTTTAAAGATGCACATTAAAAGCATAAAAAGCAGTTAAACAGCAAAATATTATGCAAGAACATCATCCTAAATTTAGTGATATGAAAAGTCATTCTAAAAGAGTATTGAACGTgagtttattatatttattattattattatttgctctGGTTGAGGAGACGTTTGTTGCTGTTCTCCACAAGTTCTAGGCACTAGTCCATAGTTAATTCAATGGAACAGTGTTTTGCACCAGTTTGCAGCCTTTGAGATATAGCTGGTTACAACTTGATGTGTTGGGGGTTGTAGGTAGTATTTCTGTAATGGAAACTCAACAGAGCAGTGACATTTAGcaactgttttgtgtttaaaacttTGAATGTCTCTGAGATTCACTTCTTGCggacaaaaataatgtaatcaAAATGTAATCTATCAGAGACCGATTCTAATATGTTTCCTATTTCAAATCTCCTTCCTAGCAATGCTGGAGGGGAGAGCATCACACAGACGGCTTTAGATTTCTGGAAAGCAGGAAGAGATCGAGAAGAAATCGAGCTGAGGGATCTGGAAACATTGCTCTCTCTAGCAGTGttcaacaacaagaaaagtGAGTATGAAATCAAGGAATGTCTTGCATTACGCTTCAGAAACTAGATTTGAcgactgtgtatttttgtactACTGATAATATTACTCCCTTTTTTGTAGGTGGCTTGTGGCATACAAGTTTGATTGACAAGAACCTGGTGGACTTTTTTGTCCCCTTTCTGCCTCTGGAGTACCGGCACGTCGTCCAGTGTGCCATGGCCGAGATGAAAGCCAGAGGACTTACGCCAGACAAGAACGTGGCGGACCAGGTGGCCAGAGATGTAGTGTACTTCCCTAAATCTGAGAGAGTGTTTTCTGTCAAAGGCTGTAAGACGATAGAGAGCAAGTTGGACTACTACACATAATGTTAGCATCCGATGGACGCTGCGTTCAATCACtgtgcactttttaaaaacaaaaagaaaaattctcTCAGTGGCCAAATGACTAAAGAGAGGAAGTCAAGCTGACTGAACTCTGAACAGGTCCCTGTGGAGGATTCTCTGTCTGACCCTGTGGCCACGTGGAGGATTTCAGCAGACCTTCTCAAATGTTGCATATCGCTTACACTGAATGCGGAGGCGGATGAAAGAGAACGGCGCCAgctgaatgaaaaaataataagactGGAATGCCATCCTTTGTAAGTGATTAAGGAGCTTAATCTCAGCTTTATGTCACAGTGAGAGTCTCCAAGGCGCTTTCATTTTCCTGACAGCTTCTAAATGACTAACAGGGTGTCCTTCTGTCCGTAAAACTACGGCATGTCACTGTTgtgcatttgatttttttaatgtgtactCTATATATGGAGTACTGGAATAGGGCTGCACCTagcaattattttcatcatcgaTT from Centropristis striata isolate RG_2023a ecotype Rhode Island chromosome 19, C.striata_1.0, whole genome shotgun sequence includes the following:
- the LOC131992676 gene encoding torsin-1A-like isoform X1, with protein sequence MDPRKRHLLLLWILTCSAGKTEAIEPISTSIAVGMAAALTGFLASYQNIFYYFHECCRPEWISFNKTALEVDLENKLFGQHIASRIILKAVNGFMSNENPKKPLVLSLHGWTGTGKNFVSQLIANSVYKEGIDSSFVHIFTSELHFPHASQFDTYKSQLQQWIKGNVTNCAHSMFIFDEMDKMHPGLIDSIKPYLDYYDKLDGVSYRKAIFIFLSNAGGESITQTALDFWKAGRDREEIELRDLETLLSLAVFNNKKSGLWHTSLIDKNLVDFFVPFLPLEYRHVVQCAMAEMKARGLTPDKNVADQVARDVVYFPKSERVFSVKGCKTIESKLDYYT
- the LOC131992676 gene encoding torsin-1A-like isoform X2; translated protein: MKSAHLCLLLYVFSSASVLVYAFEPITTTVVLGIGAALGRTIYNYLHESCDSKWIAFNATALEVDLENKLFGQHIASRIILKAVNGFMSNENPKKPLVLSLHGWTGTGKNFVSQLIANSVYKEGIDSSFVHIFTSELHFPHASQFDTYKSQLQQWIKGNVTNCAHSMFIFDEMDKMHPGLIDSIKPYLDYYDKLDGVSYRKAIFIFLSNAGGESITQTALDFWKAGRDREEIELRDLETLLSLAVFNNKKSGLWHTSLIDKNLVDFFVPFLPLEYRHVVQCAMAEMKARGLTPDKNVADQVARDVVYFPKSERVFSVKGCKTIESKLDYYT